A part of Solenopsis invicta isolate M01_SB chromosome 2, UNIL_Sinv_3.0, whole genome shotgun sequence genomic DNA contains:
- the LOC105200811 gene encoding NADH-cytochrome b5 reductase 3 isoform X2 codes for MSNIRALMLPTVAAIGSIVIVGIAFKIYKSLSEKKKKSAPILLVDPVVKYSLPLIQKDIISHDTRRFRFGLPSPNHVLGLPIGQHIHLTAKIGEEVVIRSYTPVSSDDDRGYVDLVIKVYFKNVHPKFPEGGKMSQHLENMKIGDTIDFRGPSGRLIYKGQGKVSIKLLRKEPPVEYNVKRMVMLAGGTGITPMLQLIRAIIKDPTDETQTSLLFANQTEKDILLKDELDEIAKKYPNKVKIWYTLDSSSEAWSYSTGYISADMIKKHMFPPSPDTIVLMCGPPPMINFACTPNLDKVGYDTKLRFAY; via the exons ATGTCGAACATACGAGCGTTG ATGCTCCCAACCGTGGCTGCGATAGGATCGATAGTTATTGTAGGaatagcatttaaaatatataaatccttgagtgagaaaaagaaaaagtctGCGCCGATACTACTAGTTGATCCAGTTGTTAAGTACAGTTTACCTCTAATCCAAAAAGACATAATAAGTCACGATACCAGGAGGTTTAGATTTGGATTACCATCGCCGAATCATGTCTTGGGTCTGCCAATCGGTCAACATATACATTTAACAGCGAAAATTGGAGAAGAGGTTGTGATACGTTCATATACACCTGTTTCAAGCGACGATGATCGAGGCTATGTTGATCTCGTCATCAAG GTATACTTCAAAAATGTGCATCCAAAATTCCCTGAAGGGGGAAAAATGTCTCAACATTTGGAAAACATGAAAATAGGGGATACCATTGACTTTAGAGGACCATCTGGTAGACTGATTTACAAAGGACAGGGAAAAGTCTCTATAAAACTTCTCAGGAAGGAACCACCTGTagaatataatgttaaaagG ATGGTTATGCTCGCTGGTGGTACAGGCATCACACCGATGCTGCAGCTAATTCGTGCGATAATAAAGGACCCTACAGATGAAACTCAAACCTCTTTGCTGTTCGCCAATCAGACGGAAAAAGACATTTTGTTGAAAGATGAATTGGATGAAATCGCCAAAAAATACccgaataaagtaaaaatttggtACACCTTAGACTCGAGTAGCGAGGCATGGTCTTACAGTACAGGATATATAAGTGCTGATATGATAAAGAAGCATATGTTTCCACCATCACCTGATACTATCGTATTAATGTGTGGGCCACCTCCGATGATTAATTTTGCTTGTACTCCAAATCTCGATAAAGTTGGCTATGATACTAAATTACGATTCGCATATTAA
- the LOC105200811 gene encoding NADH-cytochrome b5 reductase 3 isoform X1 — translation MDSLINSEMLPTVAAIGSIVIVGIAFKIYKSLSEKKKKSAPILLVDPVVKYSLPLIQKDIISHDTRRFRFGLPSPNHVLGLPIGQHIHLTAKIGEEVVIRSYTPVSSDDDRGYVDLVIKVYFKNVHPKFPEGGKMSQHLENMKIGDTIDFRGPSGRLIYKGQGKVSIKLLRKEPPVEYNVKRMVMLAGGTGITPMLQLIRAIIKDPTDETQTSLLFANQTEKDILLKDELDEIAKKYPNKVKIWYTLDSSSEAWSYSTGYISADMIKKHMFPPSPDTIVLMCGPPPMINFACTPNLDKVGYDTKLRFAY, via the exons ATGGACTCGTTGATCAATTCTGAa ATGCTCCCAACCGTGGCTGCGATAGGATCGATAGTTATTGTAGGaatagcatttaaaatatataaatccttgagtgagaaaaagaaaaagtctGCGCCGATACTACTAGTTGATCCAGTTGTTAAGTACAGTTTACCTCTAATCCAAAAAGACATAATAAGTCACGATACCAGGAGGTTTAGATTTGGATTACCATCGCCGAATCATGTCTTGGGTCTGCCAATCGGTCAACATATACATTTAACAGCGAAAATTGGAGAAGAGGTTGTGATACGTTCATATACACCTGTTTCAAGCGACGATGATCGAGGCTATGTTGATCTCGTCATCAAG GTATACTTCAAAAATGTGCATCCAAAATTCCCTGAAGGGGGAAAAATGTCTCAACATTTGGAAAACATGAAAATAGGGGATACCATTGACTTTAGAGGACCATCTGGTAGACTGATTTACAAAGGACAGGGAAAAGTCTCTATAAAACTTCTCAGGAAGGAACCACCTGTagaatataatgttaaaagG ATGGTTATGCTCGCTGGTGGTACAGGCATCACACCGATGCTGCAGCTAATTCGTGCGATAATAAAGGACCCTACAGATGAAACTCAAACCTCTTTGCTGTTCGCCAATCAGACGGAAAAAGACATTTTGTTGAAAGATGAATTGGATGAAATCGCCAAAAAATACccgaataaagtaaaaatttggtACACCTTAGACTCGAGTAGCGAGGCATGGTCTTACAGTACAGGATATATAAGTGCTGATATGATAAAGAAGCATATGTTTCCACCATCACCTGATACTATCGTATTAATGTGTGGGCCACCTCCGATGATTAATTTTGCTTGTACTCCAAATCTCGATAAAGTTGGCTATGATACTAAATTACGATTCGCATATTAA